The following proteins are encoded in a genomic region of Streptomyces lunaelactis:
- a CDS encoding P-II family nitrogen regulator — MKLITAVVKPHRLDEIKEALQAFGVQGLTVTEASGYGRQRGHTEVYRGAEYTVDLVPKIRIEVLVEDGDAEQLIDVVVKAARTGKIGDGKVWSVPVDTAVRVRTGERGPDAL, encoded by the coding sequence ATGAAGCTCATCACCGCAGTCGTGAAGCCACACAGGCTGGACGAGATCAAGGAGGCCCTGCAGGCCTTCGGCGTCCAGGGGCTCACGGTCACGGAGGCCAGCGGATACGGCCGGCAGCGCGGCCACACCGAGGTCTACCGCGGCGCGGAGTACACCGTCGACCTGGTCCCCAAGATCCGTATAGAGGTACTGGTCGAGGACGGCGACGCCGAACAGCTCATCGATGTCGTCGTCAAGGCGGCCCGTACGGGCAAGATCGGTGACGGCAAGGTGTGGAGCGTGCCGGTCGACACGGCGGTACGGGTGCGGACCGGCGAACGCGGCCCGGACGCGCTGTAA
- the nsdA gene encoding transcriptional repressor NsdA, with amino-acid sequence MSGSGADGTNTGKRPNEQLSSWFVRSGWSKGELARQVNRRARQMGAHHISTDTSRVRRWLDGEQPREPIPRILSELFSERFGSVVAIEDIGLRSAHQSPSVSGVDLPWAGPQTVALLSEFSRSDLMLARRGFLGTSLALAAGPALVEPMQRWLVPSPGGEPGAPESSAVPRRASRLSKPELDLLEATTAMFRQWDAQCGGGLRRKAVVGQLHEVTDLLQEPQPAATATRLFRCAAELAELAGWMSYDVGLQPTAQKYFVLALHAAKEAADKPLGSYILSSMSRQMIHLGRPDDALELVHLAQYGSRDCATPRTQAMLYAMEARAYANMGQPSKCKRAVRMAEHTLSDAGLDGEPEPDWTRFFSEAELNGENAHSYRDLAYVAGRSPTYASLAEPVMERAVELFGKDDEHQRSYALNLIGMATVHLLKREPEQSMVLADRALTVAKRVRSERVNTRLRKTVDTAARDFGDVAEVAHFTDLLTSQLPETAQAV; translated from the coding sequence GTGAGCGGCAGCGGCGCAGACGGTACGAATACCGGCAAGCGTCCGAACGAGCAGTTGAGCTCGTGGTTCGTGCGCAGCGGTTGGTCGAAGGGCGAGCTGGCGCGCCAAGTGAACCGCCGGGCGCGCCAGATGGGCGCACACCACATCAGCACCGACACCTCTCGGGTGCGGCGCTGGCTCGACGGCGAGCAGCCGCGCGAGCCGATTCCGCGCATCCTCTCCGAGCTGTTCTCCGAGCGCTTCGGCAGCGTCGTCGCCATCGAGGACATCGGACTCCGCTCGGCGCACCAGTCACCTTCGGTGTCCGGGGTCGACCTGCCCTGGGCCGGACCGCAGACCGTAGCCCTGCTCAGCGAGTTCTCGCGCAGCGACCTGATGCTGGCGCGGCGCGGCTTCCTCGGGACCTCGCTCGCCCTGGCCGCGGGCCCCGCCCTCGTCGAGCCGATGCAGCGCTGGCTGGTGCCGTCCCCGGGCGGCGAGCCGGGAGCGCCCGAGTCGTCGGCTGTTCCGCGCAGGGCCTCCCGGCTATCCAAGCCCGAGCTGGACCTGCTGGAGGCCACCACCGCGATGTTCCGCCAGTGGGACGCCCAGTGCGGCGGCGGACTGCGGCGCAAGGCCGTTGTGGGCCAACTCCACGAGGTCACCGACCTGTTGCAGGAGCCGCAGCCCGCGGCCACCGCCACGCGGCTGTTCAGGTGCGCCGCCGAGCTCGCGGAGCTGGCCGGCTGGATGAGTTACGACGTCGGTCTGCAGCCCACCGCGCAGAAATACTTCGTCCTCGCGCTGCACGCCGCGAAGGAGGCGGCGGACAAGCCGCTCGGCTCGTACATCCTGTCCTCCATGAGCCGCCAGATGATTCACCTCGGGCGGCCCGACGACGCCCTGGAACTCGTCCATCTCGCGCAGTACGGCAGCCGCGACTGCGCCACCCCGCGCACTCAGGCGATGCTGTATGCGATGGAGGCCCGCGCCTACGCCAACATGGGCCAGCCCAGCAAGTGCAAGCGAGCCGTCCGGATGGCCGAGCACACCTTGTCCGACGCCGGTCTCGACGGCGAGCCGGAGCCCGACTGGACCCGCTTCTTCTCCGAGGCCGAGCTCAATGGCGAGAACGCCCACTCCTACCGCGACCTCGCCTACGTGGCCGGCCGCAGCCCCACGTACGCCTCGCTCGCCGAGCCGGTGATGGAGCGGGCCGTCGAACTCTTCGGCAAGGACGACGAGCACCAGCGTTCGTACGCACTCAACCTGATCGGCATGGCCACGGTCCATCTGCTGAAGAGGGAGCCCGAGCAGTCCATGGTCCTTGCCGACCGGGCGCTCACCGTCGCCAAGCGGGTCCGCTCCGAGCGGGTCAACACCCGTCTGCGCAAGACCGTCGACACGGCGGCCCGGGACTTCGGTGACGTGGCCGAGGTCGCCCACTTCACCGACCTGCTCACCTCTCAGCTGCCCGAGACCGCGCAAGCGGTCTGA
- the ftsY gene encoding signal recognition particle-docking protein FtsY → MDIVILAVVIALVAVGAISGLVVGSRKKKQLPPSAPSSTPTITAPPAEPQVGEDAAPTVEEPRRTIEEVDLPEAAAPVVVEEPAAPPAPEIEVPEPTAGRLVRLRARLARSQNSLGKGLLTLLSRDNLDEDTWEEIEDTLLTADVGVAPTQELVERLRERVRVLGTRTPDELRSLLREELLHLLGTDFDRAVKTESGPDTPGVVMVVGVNGTGKTTTTGKLARVLVADGRSVVLGAADTFRAAAADQLQTWGERVGARTVRGPEGGDPASIAFDAVKEGIAEGADVVLIDTAGRLHTKTGLMDELGKVKRVVEKHGPLDEILLVLDATTGQNGLVQARVFAEVVDITGIVLTKLDGTAKGGIVIAVQRELGVPVKLVGLGEGPDDLAPFEPEAFVDALIGE, encoded by the coding sequence ATGGACATCGTCATCCTTGCTGTAGTCATCGCCCTGGTCGCGGTCGGCGCGATCAGCGGGCTCGTGGTCGGCAGCCGCAAGAAGAAGCAGCTGCCGCCCTCGGCACCGTCGAGCACGCCGACCATCACTGCCCCGCCCGCCGAGCCTCAGGTCGGTGAGGACGCCGCACCGACGGTCGAGGAGCCGCGCCGCACGATCGAGGAGGTCGACCTCCCCGAGGCCGCGGCTCCGGTCGTCGTCGAGGAACCCGCGGCGCCGCCGGCCCCCGAGATCGAGGTCCCTGAGCCGACCGCCGGCCGGCTGGTCCGGCTGCGCGCCCGCCTCGCCCGCTCCCAGAACTCCCTCGGTAAGGGACTGCTCACGCTGCTGTCCCGGGACAACCTCGACGAGGACACCTGGGAGGAGATCGAGGACACCCTCCTCACCGCGGACGTCGGCGTGGCGCCGACCCAGGAACTCGTGGAGCGGCTGCGCGAGCGGGTGCGGGTGCTCGGTACGCGTACGCCCGACGAGCTGCGCTCCCTGCTGCGCGAGGAGCTGCTGCACCTGCTCGGCACCGACTTCGACCGCGCGGTGAAGACCGAGAGCGGCCCGGACACCCCGGGCGTCGTCATGGTCGTCGGCGTCAACGGCACCGGAAAGACCACGACGACCGGCAAGCTGGCGCGGGTGCTGGTCGCGGACGGCCGCTCGGTGGTGCTCGGCGCGGCGGACACGTTCCGCGCGGCGGCGGCGGACCAGCTGCAGACCTGGGGCGAACGGGTCGGCGCGCGCACGGTGCGCGGCCCCGAGGGCGGCGACCCGGCGTCGATCGCGTTCGACGCGGTCAAGGAGGGCATCGCCGAGGGCGCGGACGTCGTACTCATCGACACGGCGGGCCGGCTGCACACCAAGACGGGCCTGATGGACGAGCTCGGCAAGGTCAAGCGCGTGGTCGAGAAGCACGGCCCGCTGGACGAGATCCTGCTGGTCCTGGACGCCACGACGGGGCAGAACGGCCTGGTGCAGGCGCGGGTGTTCGCGGAGGTCGTGGACATCACCGGCATCGTGCTGACGAAGCTGGACGGTACGGCGAAGGGCGGCATCGTGATCGCGGTCCAGCGGGAGCTGGGCGTACCGGTGAAGCTGGTGGGGCTGGGGGAGGGCCCGGACGATCTGGCGCCCTTCGAGCCGGAGGCGTTCGTCGACGCGCTGATCGGCGAGTAG
- a CDS encoding [protein-PII] uridylyltransferase, protein MTSLETTTEAEDSGPSGYAAARLRLLNEKGRSGPPRRAALAKLTDDWLSALFATATLEAGVRGAALVAVGGYGRGELSPRSDLDLLLLHDGGADAGAIAALADRIWYPVWDLGLALDHSVRTPGEARKVAGDDLKVQLGLLDARPVAGDLGLVAGLRTTVLADWRNQAPKRLPELDELCRERAERQGELQFLLEPDLKEARGGLRDATALRAVAASWLADAPREGLAEARRILLDARDALHLVTGRATDRLALQEQDQVATELGLLDADALLRQVYEAARTVSYATDVTWREVHRVLKARSVRPRLRAMLGGGRTPQPERSPLAEGVVEQDGEVVLARAAKPERDPVLPLRAAAAAAQSGLPISLHAVRRLAATTRPLPVPWPAEAREELVTLLGAGESTVGVWEALEAEGLITRLLPDWERVRCRPQRNPVHTWTVDRHLVEAAVKASSLTRRVGRPDLLLIAALLHDIGKGWPGDHSVAGETIAKDVAARIGFDRADVAVIATLVRHHLLLIETATRRDLDDPATVASVAAIVGSAGTLELLHALTEADALATGPAAWSSWRGSLVADLVKRVTAVLAGDAPAEPEPAAPSAEQERLAIEALRTGEPVLALHAQAEPSAGDEPEPVGVELLIALPDQPGVLPAAAGVLALHRLTVRAADLRSIELPSELGEPSGVLLLSWRVAAEYGSLPQAARLRADLVRALDGSLDIPARLAEREAAYPRRRGVKAPPPRVTVAPTDSRLATVIEVRAQDAPGLLHRIGRALDESALRVRSAHVSTLGANAVDAFYVTGADGAPLPPEQASQTARALEAMLRA, encoded by the coding sequence GTGACGAGCCTCGAAACGACCACCGAAGCCGAAGACTCGGGACCCAGCGGTTATGCGGCGGCCCGGCTGCGCCTTCTCAATGAGAAGGGGCGGTCCGGGCCGCCGCGCCGTGCTGCCCTCGCCAAGCTGACGGACGACTGGCTGTCCGCGCTGTTCGCCACCGCCACGCTGGAGGCCGGGGTGCGGGGCGCGGCGCTCGTCGCCGTCGGCGGCTACGGGCGCGGCGAGTTGTCGCCACGCAGCGACCTCGATCTGCTCCTGCTGCACGACGGGGGCGCGGACGCGGGCGCGATCGCCGCTCTCGCGGACCGGATCTGGTACCCGGTGTGGGATCTGGGGCTGGCGCTCGACCACTCCGTACGCACCCCGGGCGAGGCCCGCAAGGTCGCGGGCGACGACCTCAAGGTGCAGCTGGGGCTCCTCGACGCGCGTCCGGTCGCGGGCGATCTGGGGCTGGTGGCCGGGCTGCGTACCACCGTACTGGCCGACTGGCGCAACCAGGCGCCCAAGCGGCTGCCCGAACTGGACGAGCTCTGCCGCGAACGGGCCGAGCGGCAGGGCGAGTTGCAGTTCCTGCTGGAGCCCGATCTGAAGGAGGCACGGGGCGGACTGCGCGATGCCACAGCGCTGCGCGCCGTCGCCGCGTCCTGGCTCGCCGACGCGCCGCGCGAAGGACTCGCGGAGGCGCGCAGGATCCTGCTGGACGCCCGGGACGCACTCCATCTCGTCACCGGACGGGCAACCGACCGCCTCGCGCTCCAGGAGCAGGACCAAGTCGCGACCGAGCTCGGCCTGTTGGACGCCGACGCGCTGCTGCGGCAGGTGTACGAGGCGGCGCGGACCGTCTCGTACGCCACCGACGTCACCTGGCGTGAGGTGCACCGGGTGCTCAAGGCCCGCTCCGTACGGCCCCGGCTGCGGGCCATGCTGGGCGGCGGCCGCACCCCGCAGCCCGAGCGCAGCCCGCTCGCCGAGGGCGTCGTCGAGCAGGACGGCGAGGTGGTGCTCGCCCGCGCCGCCAAGCCCGAGCGCGACCCCGTCCTCCCGCTGCGGGCCGCGGCCGCCGCCGCCCAGTCCGGCCTGCCTATCTCCCTGCACGCGGTACGGCGGCTCGCGGCCACCACCCGCCCGCTGCCCGTGCCCTGGCCCGCCGAGGCCCGCGAAGAGCTCGTCACCCTGCTCGGCGCGGGGGAGTCGACGGTCGGCGTCTGGGAGGCGCTGGAGGCCGAGGGCCTGATCACACGGCTGCTCCCGGACTGGGAGCGCGTACGGTGCCGGCCGCAGCGCAACCCCGTGCACACCTGGACCGTCGACCGGCATCTGGTCGAGGCGGCGGTCAAGGCCTCCTCGCTCACCCGCCGGGTCGGCCGCCCCGACCTGCTGCTGATCGCCGCCCTGCTGCACGACATCGGCAAGGGCTGGCCCGGTGACCACTCCGTGGCGGGCGAGACCATCGCCAAGGACGTCGCCGCGCGGATCGGCTTCGACCGGGCCGATGTGGCCGTCATCGCCACGCTCGTACGCCACCATCTGCTGCTCATCGAGACGGCGACCCGGCGCGATCTGGACGACCCGGCGACGGTCGCTTCCGTCGCCGCCATCGTCGGATCGGCGGGCACCTTGGAGCTGCTGCACGCGCTCACCGAGGCCGACGCGCTCGCCACCGGACCCGCGGCCTGGTCCTCCTGGCGCGGCTCGCTCGTCGCGGACCTGGTGAAACGGGTCACGGCGGTCCTCGCGGGCGACGCCCCGGCGGAACCGGAGCCCGCCGCTCCCAGCGCCGAACAGGAACGGCTCGCCATCGAGGCGCTGCGTACGGGCGAGCCGGTGCTCGCGCTGCACGCCCAGGCCGAGCCGTCCGCCGGCGACGAGCCCGAGCCCGTCGGTGTGGAGCTGCTGATCGCGCTACCCGACCAGCCCGGCGTGCTTCCTGCCGCGGCCGGGGTGCTGGCCCTGCACCGGCTGACCGTACGCGCCGCGGATCTGCGCTCGATCGAGCTGCCCAGCGAACTCGGCGAGCCCTCGGGCGTACTGCTGCTGAGCTGGCGGGTGGCGGCCGAGTACGGATCGCTCCCGCAGGCCGCCAGGCTCCGCGCCGATCTCGTACGGGCCCTGGACGGTTCGCTCGACATCCCGGCCAGGCTCGCCGAACGGGAGGCCGCGTATCCGCGCCGCCGCGGGGTCAAGGCCCCGCCGCCGAGGGTGACGGTCGCACCGACGGACTCCCGGCTCGCGACGGTGATCGAGGTCCGCGCACAGGACGCCCCGGGCCTGCTGCACCGCATCGGCCGCGCGCTGGACGAGTCGGCGCTACGGGTGCGCAGCGCCCATGTCTCCACCCTGGGCGCGAACGCCGTCGACGCCTTCTATGTGACGGGCGCCGACGGAGCGCCGCTGCCCCCGGAGCAGGCCTCCCAGACGGCCCGCGCGCTGGAGGCGATGCTGCGCGCCTGA
- the ffh gene encoding signal recognition particle protein — MFDTLSDRLAATFKNLRGKGRLSEADIDATAREIRIALLEADVALPVVRAFIKQVKERAAGSEVSQALNPAQQVIKIVNEELIGILGGETRRLRFAKQPPTVIMLAGLQGAGKTTLAGKLGLWLKGQGHSPLLVACDLQRPNAVNQLAVVAERAGVSVYAPEPGNGVGDPVKVAKDSIEHARTKQFDVVIVDTAGRLGIDQELMQQAADIRDAVSPDEILFVVDAMIGQDAVNTAEAFRDGVGFDGVVLSKLDGDARGGAALSVAHVTGRQVMFASNGEKLDDFDTFHPDRMASRILGMGDMLSLIEKAEQTFSQEEAAKMASKLASSQGKDFTLDDFLAQMEQVRKMGSISKLLGMLPGMGQIKDQINNIDERDVDRTAAIIKSMTPAERHDPTIINGSRRARVAKGSGVEVSAVKSLVERFFEARKMMSKMAQGGGMPGMPGMPGMGGGPGRQKKQVKQAKGKRKSGNPMKRKADEQAAAARREQAGQGGAFGLPAGEAGKDFELPDEFKKFMD; from the coding sequence GTGTTCGACACCCTCTCCGACCGCCTTGCCGCGACATTCAAGAACCTCCGGGGCAAGGGCCGCCTGTCCGAGGCGGACATCGACGCCACGGCGCGCGAGATCCGTATCGCGCTCCTCGAAGCGGACGTGGCGCTGCCCGTCGTCCGGGCCTTCATCAAGCAGGTCAAGGAGCGTGCGGCCGGCTCCGAGGTCTCGCAGGCGCTGAACCCCGCCCAGCAGGTCATCAAGATCGTCAACGAGGAGCTCATCGGCATCCTCGGTGGCGAGACCCGGCGCCTCCGCTTCGCCAAGCAGCCGCCGACCGTGATCATGCTCGCGGGCCTGCAGGGTGCCGGTAAGACGACGCTGGCCGGAAAGCTGGGTCTGTGGCTCAAGGGCCAGGGGCACTCTCCGCTGCTCGTCGCGTGTGACCTGCAGCGCCCCAACGCCGTCAACCAGCTCGCCGTGGTCGCCGAGCGCGCGGGCGTCTCGGTGTACGCGCCGGAGCCGGGCAACGGCGTCGGTGACCCGGTCAAGGTCGCCAAGGACTCCATCGAGCACGCCAGGACCAAGCAGTTCGATGTCGTCATCGTCGACACCGCTGGACGCCTCGGAATCGACCAGGAGCTGATGCAGCAGGCCGCGGACATCCGCGACGCCGTCAGCCCCGACGAGATCCTCTTCGTCGTCGACGCGATGATCGGTCAGGACGCGGTCAACACCGCGGAGGCCTTCCGCGACGGCGTCGGCTTCGACGGCGTCGTGCTGTCGAAGCTCGACGGAGACGCCCGCGGTGGTGCCGCGCTCTCCGTCGCGCATGTCACAGGCCGCCAGGTCATGTTCGCGTCGAACGGCGAGAAGCTGGACGACTTCGACACGTTCCACCCGGACCGCATGGCGTCCCGCATCCTCGGCATGGGCGACATGCTCAGCCTGATCGAGAAGGCCGAGCAGACCTTCAGCCAGGAAGAGGCCGCCAAAATGGCCTCCAAGCTGGCGAGCAGCCAGGGCAAGGACTTCACGCTCGACGACTTCCTGGCGCAGATGGAGCAGGTCAGGAAGATGGGCTCCATCTCCAAGCTGCTCGGGATGCTGCCCGGCATGGGGCAGATCAAGGACCAGATCAACAACATCGACGAGCGGGACGTGGACCGTACCGCCGCGATCATCAAGTCGATGACCCCGGCCGAGCGCCACGACCCGACGATCATCAACGGTTCGCGCCGGGCGCGCGTCGCCAAGGGCTCCGGCGTCGAGGTCAGCGCGGTGAAGAGCCTGGTGGAGCGGTTCTTCGAGGCCCGCAAGATGATGTCGAAGATGGCGCAGGGCGGCGGCATGCCGGGGATGCCCGGGATGCCGGGCATGGGTGGCGGCCCCGGCCGTCAGAAGAAGCAGGTCAAGCAGGCCAAGGGCAAGCGCAAGAGCGGCAACCCGATGAAGCGCAAGGCCGACGAGCAGGCGGCCGCGGCGCGTCGCGAGCAGGCGGGGCAGGGCGGGGCGTTCGGACTGCCGGCCGGCGAGGCGGGCAAGGACTTCGAGCTGCCCGACGAGTTCAAGAAGTTCATGGACTGA
- a CDS encoding SAM-dependent methyltransferase: MTPTLVQHRTHAMSAAASTSASSAEACARARDWAEIQERMLVPLYEAVYERLEVGSGTRLLGLGCGSGLALLIAASRGARVTGADSDRERLALARERMGSAAAAAPATAAAPAAAPAPAAAPAPAAAAAAAAAAAQDIGSGGGGPGVAELLDADALAAADVDPTRPAYNLITAFQPIGCVAGDSEGLGPALEAAVARSDRGSAVVLTGWGPPERCATSGVLRLAGRLTERLRSAGGWRPALRDDLEDVAAQAGLKPDGSGRVACPFGYADMESAVRGLLSTGLYAAAVRATDQSQVEKEITEALHPYRRRDGTVWMPNVFRYLIARTR; this comes from the coding sequence ATGACACCAACGCTCGTCCAGCACCGGACCCACGCGATGTCGGCGGCCGCGTCGACATCAGCGTCCTCGGCGGAGGCGTGTGCGCGTGCCCGGGACTGGGCCGAGATCCAGGAACGGATGCTGGTACCGCTGTACGAGGCGGTCTACGAGCGCCTGGAGGTCGGCTCCGGGACGCGTCTGCTGGGCCTCGGCTGTGGCTCGGGTCTTGCGCTGCTGATCGCGGCGTCGCGCGGGGCGAGGGTGACCGGGGCGGATTCGGACCGCGAGCGGCTGGCGCTGGCGCGGGAGCGGATGGGTTCGGCCGCGGCGGCAGCCCCGGCGACGGCTGCGGCTCCGGCTGCGGCTCCGGCTCCGGCTGCGGCTCCGGCTCCGGCTGCGGCTGCGGCTGCGGCTGCGGCTGCGGCTCAGGACATTGGGAGCGGTGGCGGCGGCCCGGGGGTCGCCGAGCTGCTGGACGCGGATGCCCTGGCCGCGGCCGATGTGGATCCCACTCGGCCGGCGTACAACCTGATCACGGCGTTTCAGCCGATCGGCTGCGTGGCGGGTGACTCCGAGGGGCTCGGTCCTGCGCTGGAGGCGGCCGTCGCGCGCTCGGACCGCGGCAGCGCGGTAGTGCTCACGGGCTGGGGCCCGCCGGAGCGCTGCGCCACGTCCGGGGTGCTGCGGCTGGCGGGCCGGCTGACCGAGCGCCTGCGCTCGGCCGGCGGCTGGCGTCCGGCGCTGCGGGACGACCTCGAGGACGTCGCGGCCCAGGCAGGCCTGAAGCCGGACGGCTCGGGGCGGGTGGCGTGCCCGTTCGGCTACGCGGACATGGAGAGCGCGGTGCGGGGGCTGCTGTCGACGGGGCTGTACGCGGCGGCGGTGCGGGCGACGGACCAGTCGCAGGTGGAGAAGGAGATCACGGAGGCGCTGCATCCGTACCGGCGGCGGGACGGGACGGTCTGGATGCCGAACGTGTTCCGGTACCTGATCGCGCGTACGCGCTGA
- a CDS encoding bifunctional DNA primase/polymerase has protein sequence MGFTIGGIRGTREIRPGSRRRGRTAECTAVAEYTGLWGWAVVPGARAASGQCSCGAPDCTSPGAHPLGFAAEVPAGATLDEVTKAWAEVPGASLLLPVGRTFDILDVAAPAGRRALVRLERMGLPLGPVSATPDGRCQFFVAPGASAELPQLLYRMGWDDADLDLHCLGPGTHITAPPSDHGSLGPVSWLRAPSLDTATAPPEARLLLGTLAYVCHRTSP, from the coding sequence ATGGGCTTCACGATCGGCGGCATCCGGGGGACCAGGGAGATCAGGCCCGGCTCACGGCGCCGCGGCCGCACGGCAGAGTGCACAGCGGTGGCCGAGTACACCGGGCTGTGGGGCTGGGCCGTGGTCCCGGGCGCGCGAGCCGCGTCCGGCCAGTGCTCCTGCGGCGCCCCGGACTGTACGTCCCCCGGCGCCCACCCGCTCGGCTTCGCCGCCGAAGTCCCGGCCGGCGCGACGCTGGACGAGGTCACCAAGGCGTGGGCGGAGGTGCCGGGCGCGTCGCTGCTGCTGCCCGTCGGGCGCACCTTCGACATCCTCGACGTCGCGGCCCCGGCCGGCCGGCGCGCGCTGGTGCGCCTGGAGCGGATGGGCCTCCCGCTCGGCCCGGTCTCGGCCACCCCGGACGGCCGCTGCCAGTTCTTCGTCGCGCCCGGCGCCTCGGCGGAGCTCCCGCAGCTGCTCTACCGCATGGGCTGGGACGACGCGGACCTGGACCTCCACTGCCTGGGCCCGGGCACCCACATCACGGCCCCGCCATCGGACCACGGCAGTCTGGGCCCGGTGAGCTGGCTGCGGGCGCCGTCCCTGGACACGGCGACGGCGCCGCCGGAGGCGCGGCTGCTGCTGGGCACGCTGGCGTATGTCTGCCACCGCACGTCGCCCTGA
- a CDS encoding ammonium transporter, translating to MPPGISTLAADTPTLSSANTGFMLICSALVMIMTPGLAFFYGGMVRVKSTLNMLMMSFISLGIVTILWVLYGFSATFGTDKGGFIGWTSDYVGLSGLGITQLWDGYTIPVYVFAVFQLMFAIITPALISGALADRVKFSAWALFVALWVTVVYFPVAHWVWGAGGWLFELGVIDFAGGTAVHINAGAAALGVILVIGKRVGFKRDPMRPHSLPLVMLGAGLLWFGWFGFNAGSWLGNDDGVGAVMFINTQVATAAAMLAWLAYEKIRHGAFTTLGAASGAVAGLVAITPSGGAVSPLGAIAVGAIAGVLCAMAVGLKFKLGYDDSLDVVGVHLVGGVAGSLLVGLFATGGVQSDVKGLFYGGGLDQLGKQAVGVFAVLAYSLVASAVLAFLLDKTIGMRVDEDVEVSGIDQDEHAETAYDFSGAGGGAGSRKAVPAPSDTVAAAAPIKKVDA from the coding sequence ATGCCTCCAGGCATCTCGACGCTTGCAGCAGACACTCCGACACTGTCTTCTGCCAACACCGGGTTCATGCTCATCTGCTCCGCGCTCGTGATGATCATGACGCCGGGCCTGGCCTTCTTCTACGGAGGCATGGTCCGGGTCAAGAGCACGCTCAACATGCTGATGATGAGCTTCATCAGCCTCGGGATCGTCACGATCCTTTGGGTGCTGTACGGATTCAGCGCCACCTTCGGCACGGACAAGGGCGGCTTCATCGGCTGGACCTCGGACTATGTCGGACTGAGTGGCCTCGGTATCACCCAGCTGTGGGACGGCTACACCATCCCGGTGTACGTCTTCGCCGTCTTCCAGCTGATGTTCGCGATCATCACCCCCGCCCTGATCAGCGGCGCGCTCGCCGACCGCGTGAAGTTCAGCGCCTGGGCGCTGTTCGTCGCGCTGTGGGTCACCGTCGTGTACTTCCCGGTCGCGCACTGGGTGTGGGGCGCGGGCGGCTGGCTCTTCGAGCTCGGTGTCATCGACTTCGCGGGCGGCACCGCCGTCCACATCAACGCCGGAGCCGCGGCCCTCGGCGTGATCCTGGTCATCGGCAAGCGCGTCGGCTTCAAGAGGGACCCGATGCGGCCGCACAGCCTGCCGCTGGTGATGCTCGGCGCCGGACTCCTGTGGTTCGGCTGGTTCGGCTTCAACGCCGGCTCCTGGCTGGGCAACGACGACGGCGTCGGCGCGGTGATGTTCATCAACACCCAGGTCGCCACCGCCGCCGCGATGCTCGCCTGGCTGGCGTACGAGAAGATCCGCCACGGTGCGTTCACCACGCTCGGCGCCGCCTCCGGCGCGGTCGCCGGTCTGGTCGCCATCACTCCGTCCGGCGGCGCCGTCAGCCCGCTCGGTGCGATCGCCGTCGGCGCCATCGCAGGTGTGCTCTGCGCCATGGCCGTCGGCCTGAAGTTCAAGCTGGGCTACGACGACTCCCTCGATGTCGTCGGTGTCCACCTCGTCGGCGGTGTCGCCGGCTCGCTGCTCGTCGGCCTCTTCGCCACCGGCGGTGTCCAGTCCGACGTCAAGGGCCTCTTCTACGGCGGCGGTCTCGACCAGCTCGGCAAGCAGGCCGTGGGTGTCTTCGCGGTACTGGCCTACTCTCTGGTGGCATCGGCGGTCCTCGCCTTCCTCCTCGACAAGACCATCGGTATGCGGGTGGACGAGGATGTAGAGGTCTCCGGTATCGACCAGGACGAGCACGCCGAGACGGCGTACGACTTCAGCGGTGCGGGCGGCGGTGCAGGCTCCCGCAAGGCCGTACCCGCGCCGAGCGACACCGTGGCAGCCGCAGCTCCGATCAAGAAGGTGGACGCATGA